From a single Lolium rigidum isolate FL_2022 chromosome 7, APGP_CSIRO_Lrig_0.1, whole genome shotgun sequence genomic region:
- the LOC124672943 gene encoding zinc finger CCCH domain-containing protein 61-like, with translation MDVADMYALLVQGNSALGGGGYLADPTTWGAWAHEGHRLWASMSEEFWVYVYKVRRCPQPCSHDWTACPYAHKGERARRRDPRRFAYVAVSCPDYRAQAQAQLAAGGGQPAPSCRRGLKCRYAHGVFELWLHPSRFRTRMCEAGRRCPRPICFFAHLPAELRVHDHIAAGALSLPMISLPPSPPRLLHRAPSPPLASPPPTAVSRGQLFDDLTLQSTHKQNRLRLLSLYSAVAADTVFSSPATSAAAVAATAAAASAATVPTLMALPAGGGEDVKGVRCAEEEDSVMNDYQYPHVDLIMDLVS, from the coding sequence ATGGACGTGGCCGACATGTACGCCTTGCTGGTACAGGGGAACAGCGCCTTGGGCGGCGGCGGGTACCTGGCGGACCCGACGACGTGGGGCGCGTGGGCACACGAGGGGCACCGGCTGTGGGCGTCCATGTCGGAGGAGTTCTGGGTGTATGTGTACAAGGTGCGGCGGTGCCCGCAGCCGTGCAGCCACGACTGGACGGCCTGCCCCTACGCGCACAAGGGCGAGCGCGCACGCCGCCGCGACCCGCGCCGTTTCGCCTACGTCGCCGTCTCCTGCCCGGACTACCGCGCGCAAGCGCAGGCGCAGCTCGCCGCCGGAGGCGGGCAGCCGGCGCCGAGCTGCCGGCGCGGGCTCAAGTGCCGGTACGCGCACGGCGTGTTCGAGCTCTGGCTGCACCCCTCCCGGTTCCGCACGCGCATGTGCGAGGCTGGCCGGCGCTGCCCGCGGCCGATCTGCTTCTTCGCCCACTTGCCGGCGGAGCTCAGGGTCCACGACCACATCGCCGCTGGCGCCCTGTCCCTTCCGATGATctccctgccgccgtcgccgcctcggcTACTCCATCGTGCGCCTTCTCCTCCTctggcgtcgccgccgccgacggctgTTTCACGTGGCCAGCTGTTCGATGATCTGACCCTGCAGTCCACGCACAAGCAGAACAGGCTTCGGCTGCTGAGCCTGTACTCTGCCGTCGCCGCCGACACCGTTTTTTCCTCCCCTGCCACCTCCGCCGCTGCTGTTGCTGCCACCGCTGCAGCTGCTTCTGCCGCCACCGTGCCGACCCTGATGGCcttaccggcgggcggcggcgaggacgtgaaGGGCGTCCGTTgtgcggaggaggaggactctgtgATGAACGACTACCAGTACCCGCACGTTGATCTCATCATGGACCTGGTGAGCTAG